aaaaacatttttctaaagccaagtggcgtgttcTCTGTacacattttgagctatccgcgtgtatgtctacaccatGTGATTTTTAATTTTAGATTGTTAAAGGGGTAAATGAAGGATAAATCAGCCTCTGACTCCAGCCTTAGCCTTAAAGATGCAGCAAACGACTCCGGAGAATCGCTGCTgaaatcagcagtagggggcatgtccactcatgatgggggaggagagagagttaGCAAGAGGAAGATTTGAAGAAAGACTGTAGAAAGAGAGATGTCTGAGAGACATTGCAAAAGAAAACACTAGAAAAAGAAAGTTATGATCAGGCAAGAGAACTTGGCACTTGTCCTAGCACTTGCCAAGGACATGGGGTTTGATGGGAGGGGTTTCTGCCTGAATTACTCTCAAATCTTATGATTTAAGTAAGAATTTGATAATTCTAGAGTTGAATCTGTAACAGACACAGGGGAGTTTACGTGACATCGACAGACTGCaagacacacacaaatacacatatgcctaactttttttgttgtctaactagtttttgttgtagatggctattgctgcgcgtttagctagaatgccatacaaaaccaacccattgggccactgaatctgaattaacgacaacagctggggcaacagccttagtcctaatgggttatcctagctatcaaaatccagtgttcggcattttgcgtacgttagtttttgttgtagatgtctatttataaaaaaaaaaaaaaaaaaaaaaatttgtgtattgtgctaattaattgagatttcttacagctcttacaggttgttggccttgtctgtttcattgcttctattactctccccttttttgtaagtcgctttggataaaagcgtctgctaaatgatttaatgtaaatgttaaatgtaaacTTAATTGTTTGTGCATCTTGGAGTAAGGGGCATGTTTATTTGGgttgatttcaaatatcaacagtGTTTCTTAGAAATCTCTTACTGCAACTTTACGATTTGGAACAGAAGAATACTGGTAGAAGCACTCACCCTCAGAGACCTGCTCCAAGACACGGGTCACCCTCTCTGGCTGTAAGACATGTTTGTTCAGGTACTTGGTGAAGATCCCTGTGCTCTTGCCACCATCCTGGACCTCGAAAGCCTCAGCATCTTCACTCCTGTAGGAGCAAACAGTATGAGTACACAagaaaaacacaatcatctttgtttttaatgtttggaTTAAGATTTAGAAGATCTGTCACTAAGTTATGACAGTACTTACGTGGCGTATCCATACACAGTGTTTCCCAGAGGAGCCAAAGGCTTAATTTCAGAGGGTGGACCTTTTTGTTTGTACCTGGAGGatacaaaataacaaaacaaaaaaatgtttacagagTAGCAGTGTGCCAAATGATTATCTATTAACATTTCCAAAACTATTCCAAGAATCTGGAATTCTAGATAATTTTATTTGCTTTCTGGCAAACAATAAGCTGCACAAGTTCATGATGTTCCTGCAGGCCTACCATTTCCTGCAGGTGTCCAGGAGAATGACATTGAGCTGGGCTTTTCTCTCCTGCATACTGTGCATCACTCTCTGTACGCACACACAGTTTTCAGTGCGGTAGGGTCGTGGAGCGTCAATGGCCACGAGGTAATTTCTGCCAGAGTGCTCGTAGCCATGGCCAGCATAGTAAAAAACAGCTGGGGGAAGAAAAAAATGGGGTTAATTATGCCACTTTTCACAAGATGTAATAAAAGTCTCTGACGTCCCCAGAATGTGCCTTTGacgtttcagctcaaaataacCCACAGATTATTTATTACAGCTTGTCAAATTTGCCTGGAACCGCTCGTTTggaaaaacttttatttatgatttattggGATTATAATAAAGgagtgggtggatttttaccattataggctGGTTGTTAAAACACTGTGGACAGCTGAACACACATTATATTCAAACACCTCATAAAAGGGAATTTAACtaaataggtcccctttaatgATCACCAATATTATGTTTCTTTCCTCCTCTGGTTGAGTTCCTTACTCTTATACAACATTGccttttattttaaacattaaaagtcTATCATCATCTACACCCCCTTGTGGCATTCCAAGCCAGTATTACTTTCTCCCAAAAGAAGAATTTTTGAAGACTATCCAAGCCACTCAATATAATTGCCATGAATATGGACTTGCAAAATGACATCATAAAGCCATCAAAGTAGTTCATTTGACTAATTTGCACTATCACACTACTTTCCAGGTCTTCTAAATCCATGGCTGCTTTATCCGAGGACCAACAAATAATAACCATTGTTAATGTTCACTGAAGCTCTTGATGCATTCATGAGAGTTCATGAAAAAAGGTCAGGTTCAAGAAAGTATCTCATCTACGAAACATTTGTTCCAGTTCACAAAACCAATGACTCATTGACCCAGTTGTGCTGGAGTCAAAGATTAAGTGAATAACTTTAAATCTCAGCTTGTTCATGACAACATACTTCGGAACAATTGGAATATTTCACATGAGCTGTTTTATGATCCTTTTACGATGCTTTTATGTCCTTTTTGAAGCTTGACAACTTGACATGGCCAAAAATGACCTACATGGAAACTACAATTTTACTTAAGTTAGTTTTActagttaattttactttaacTAGTGCAGTCAAATCGAtcaatcgcatccaaaataaaagttcatgttacataatatatgtgtgtggaCCGTGTATAATACACACTCATAtgttacataatatatgtgtgtggaCCGTGTATAATACACACtcattcatgtatatatttaacaaatatttgtatgcatataatgtatattaatataatgtatataacatataaacataacacattttcttaaatatatacatgcatgtgtgtgtatttatatatacatacattcataattatatatagtacacagtacacacatatattatgtaagcacaaacttttattttggatgtgattaatcggcTTTAATCTATTTGACAGCACTTCTTGCAACATTTCATATTCAGCTGATGATGTGACTAACCAATGCTATTACCAGcatttcatattttaatattgcTATAATGACAGCAGTGAAAGCTAACTCATAAAATGTACACAACAATATAGAGGCATGACTAACAACCGAacactttccattttaaatataaCACATACCAAATCTATTTTCATTATGAAAGTTCACAATATGAGTCTAAAAATGAAATTATCAGAGCAACCTGTATAAATCTGTTGGCTAGAAACATTATACCACAACTGTAAGTTTCTGCACATAAAATCAGCAGGGCACACTCCAGCCCACACATTTCTTATTAGCCAATCAACATGTAGATGTTATTCTGAAAAAAGTCCTTTGGCTGAAAGTGCTGTGGTTTTTCTTACCCATGACACGCATAGATACTGTCTCACCGGAAAACAAAGCCTTTTTCCACTCAGATGGAACTTCCTCTGACCTGTCATTGAGGTGTTTGTTGAGAGCAACATttaaatacttcttttttttggaAGAGTTTCAAATGAATTGTGTATTGTCCATCACCATCTTAACAATTTCCAGTAGAAAACATACAGAGTGGAGATGTTATGAGTGTGGTATTGAACATCAATACTGAGCGTGATACTGcacattgtaatattttttgcaGCAAAGAACCTGAAACTTTCACCACAAATCAAGCAAGTGCCTAAGTTTAAACGCTACATcctgtgagaaaaaaaatattttacacttAAAGGAGTCATGAAACACCAGACATTTCCTAGAAACTCCGCGAGCAAACCCACAACATGTGACTCACCATACACTCCATGGTCCAAAAGCTGCAAGAACTTGTCAATGGCAGCCTGCATTTCCTGAAGGGTGAGATCCAGCAGAGAGACCACTCTAAAGCCTAGCTGTTGCAGAAGATTGGCCAGCTCATGGACATCCATGGTAGGGGCCATCAGACCAGGATGGTGGTTGTAGTTCAGGTTCCCAATCAGTAATGCCACTTTGTCAGTTGCTAAGGGAAAGAAGTGTtcccaaatatatatttttatagtgAAAACTAGGCATTACAATCAGCCattatatacatacacaaaacaaaaaaatcactgtttggatttaaataggcaacTAACTACTGGTAGTAACTACTTATAAGGCTTTTGCTAAACAGTTACAAAAATGGCTGAGATAtataatataactatataaaatatatatgacaaAACTAAAGACCTGTTGtgtatttctgtaaaaaacTGGTTTTGTATTTGGCTGTATGTCTTGTGCCTTTTATGGTTGTTTTAGCTGTGTGTTTCGTGTAATTCATCATTTGCAAGTAATGTTTTTTGgatttgttttgtgttgttatTAACTATGTATATTTGCGTCATATTTTATTGCTCTTCTAACATCTTGGCCAGGGGACTAACAGATGAAAAATAGCCTCTTGGCTAATATTGGCTTTTTTACTCATGTTCGTTCATGTGTTGTTATGAAATTTCTTTGTCCccttacaaataaattaatctaATCTAAAATGCTTAAAGAGTTAGtttacctaaaaatgaaaactctgtcaTTAAATACTCAACCTCATGTCGTTCTAAACCCGTATGACcttattaagattttttttatgaaatccgagagctctctgaccggCCATGTTCTGCAATGTTAtaaccactttcaaggcccagaaaggtctTTCGTGTCAGTCTTTGACACTGTTCACGTTGTAAACACAGTGCAGCACTTCCAGTTTATAAGTCAGAATGCCGGCTCACTTTTGGCCGACTCTTGCGACGCAAGCATCATGGTGCTCATGTAAACAAAGTCAGAGATGgacatggaagagaagaaattattgaagtttagttttttttgcacacaaaatgtattctcgtcacttcattaaattaaggttgaaccactggagtcacatggattatTTTAACCATGTCTTTACtatctttctgggccttgaaagtggtaacGGCATTGCAGTCTATggggggtcagaaagctctcggatttcaacaaaaatatcttaatttgtgttccaaagataaaCGAAgatcttacgggtttggaaagACGCGTTCATAACCTTCataacagaatatatatattttaatgttatttaatcctggaatatggccatgatatGTCTTCCTACATGGTAAATTAATATGAAAAGCTACATCAATTAGAGTTAGAAGAACTGTTTCCAAggatataacatgctagaaacataataatcacttCAATAATTATCCAATCATTGACTTGGCCAGGCAGTgcatatacaaaaatatacatatatgtgcatatacagtatatagttTATGTTTGTAAATTACTTACACGCACAGATTCATTATTTGAAAAATCCATGATACTAAGTCTTTCTATGACTGTGAGGATCCTATGAATGAATTGTTTCTTGGGGAAATATTAAAGGTGGAAGTATTATGCAACACAGGTAAGTACCAAGTCTATTTTTAACTTGATATGGGCTGAAAAAAGCTTTTATCTGTGACCTACCCATAAGCGTAGGCCTTGGTAGTTGATCTGGAGGCGCTGTGGGGGAACCAGAGGGAAAATGTTTTGGTAAAAGtgaaaagaaaataagaaatgtttccacATTGTGAAGCTCATAGCTTTTCCACTAGTTTCACAACAGAAAAAACTCTCAGACCGCTCACATTATTTGTGTTCCTTAATGTGACGAGCAAAAAGGGAAGCTCTTTTTGAGCTGGTTTCAGTCTAACTTTAGTTGGACTGTTATATATCTAGGGACCTATTTAGACTCCAAATGCAATTCAGTTCCTGATTGTCCTCGACTCCTCCCCACTGTGGAAAGTACCAGTCATTTTAAACTATAGTGGAACTACACCGAGCATGAAGAaatcaaaaaaatcaaatcaGGATGGCTTTAAATGTTCCTAAATGCCTTTTTCTAGGATCGtcaattttaatgcattaatttagtgcAGCAgtcaattatttaaaacatgtttacaacaTACAAATCACGTCCACTGACCTTTACATcaattttgtaataaataaaaaaagtatttgcaaaaaaacattataaaaactttttttttaatgtttaaataaaaatgtgccaGAGATGCTAATAAACAAAAGATAACAAAAAAATGACTAAatacaaaaacatgttctgtttTAACGGCCCTTAAAGTCTTGGACAGCATTCCAAAATGCATGGCCAATGATAGGCTTGAAAAGCTTGACATAAACAGCCTCTTACCAATCTCAATCTCTGCTGCTTCAGACCATCTCTCTTCCAAAACATTTGACACCGCGCAGAGGTATGAACCCGCGGTGTCTGCGCTGGCATTTTCTATCTAAACAAAGAAGACCAAATGCAATTATTACTTTAGGCAGCTTACAACTTCAACAACGTGTGCCAATGAGTCAATCTTTACAGTCAAAGCGAATTGTACAAATTTAAAGGCGATGACCTGTGTAACCTGAACCTGCACATAAAAGTAAATCAGTATGATAACAAAAGAGCTAGAAACACAGAGTGATACAGTGGGCTTACCCTGATTGTTTCTGTGGTCTGTTTAGTAAAGATGCAACCGTTTCTGTACCACTGGTAGGCTGGCGCAGGCTTCCCAAAAGCTGTGCATTTGAGAGTGAAAGATTCCCCTTGTTTTACTGTTTGGCTTATTGGATGAACGACTATATGAGGTTCCCCCCTCCATGTGCGAGAAACACCTAAAAATAATGTCACATTATATAACAGATACTACAGTCTTAAAACGTACAAAATAAATCACTGTTAAGTCAATATCCATCAAAATATAATGCATATCGGGATAAATAACAACAAGGGGTTTATAGACTTTAGGCCAGATGTTTAATACAGACTCTAATAAAACGTACCTGGTTCGTCTAGGATTCTCACTTTTACCCATTCAGTGAACTGATAGTTATAGTACAGGTCGCTCACTCTACAAATATATTTTCCAGATCTCTGGAGAGTGACGGTGAGCTCAGGCTCAGTCCCACCTACTACCTGAAAATATTAAGCATAACGTTTTTTGATAAATGTGGGTATATATTCTTTACAACCttgatataattatttataaatggaaaacagtgttggggaaagttacattttaaagtaatgcattacaatattgtgtt
The nucleotide sequence above comes from Pseudorasbora parva isolate DD20220531a chromosome 16, ASM2467924v1, whole genome shotgun sequence. Encoded proteins:
- the malt3 gene encoding mucosa-associated lymphoid tissue lymphoma translocation protein 1 isoform X2 translates to MRTVVILQQPMSVCVPPNHEVTLRVQAIGTGSLRYQWFDKHQSEVVGGTEPELTVTLQRSGKYICRVSDLYYNYQFTEWVKVRILDEPGVSRTWRGEPHIVVHPISQTVKQGESFTLKCTAFGKPAPAYQWYRNGCIFTKQTTETIRIENASADTAGSYLCAVSNVLEERWSEAAEIEIAPPDQLPRPTLMATDKVALLIGNLNYNHHPGLMAPTMDVHELANLLQQLGFRVVSLLDLTLQEMQAAIDKFLQLLDHGVYAVFYYAGHGYEHSGRNYLVAIDAPRPYRTENCVCVQRVMHSMQERKAQLNVILLDTCRKWYKQKGPPSEIKPLAPLGNTVYGYATSEDAEAFEVQDGGKSTGIFTKYLNKHVLQPERVTRVLEQVSEDLGKDPLVRGRQVVEIRHTLAEPRALTDPVQASGHTMELRRRDACWKQANVLPGRRSLDFQRCGVQVDLCFSALFSNVLVVFGTVRNTNAVAQDCTLILESQPQMQDIFSAFGRSEEMDSLLVSIGETPDCTLRLCCLQRLQGSLVIKVKLHYTQKQTKERLIESKELDIGRPLIASCKLNQMKPVDRRQEAFVHSVDHNIRPPHHQNHPGAGRPHTRKAENRLQSSAKSTSMSSNEPEENDENDSNEFTM
- the malt3 gene encoding mucosa-associated lymphoid tissue lymphoma translocation protein 1 isoform X1, giving the protein MRTEVVILQQPMSVCVPPNHEVTLRVQAIGTGSLRYQWFDKHQSEVVGGTEPELTVTLQRSGKYICRVSDLYYNYQFTEWVKVRILDEPGVSRTWRGEPHIVVHPISQTVKQGESFTLKCTAFGKPAPAYQWYRNGCIFTKQTTETIRIENASADTAGSYLCAVSNVLEERWSEAAEIEIAPPDQLPRPTLMATDKVALLIGNLNYNHHPGLMAPTMDVHELANLLQQLGFRVVSLLDLTLQEMQAAIDKFLQLLDHGVYAVFYYAGHGYEHSGRNYLVAIDAPRPYRTENCVCVQRVMHSMQERKAQLNVILLDTCRKWYKQKGPPSEIKPLAPLGNTVYGYATSEDAEAFEVQDGGKSTGIFTKYLNKHVLQPERVTRVLEQVSEDLGKDPLVRGRQVVEIRHTLAEPRALTDPVQASGHTMELRRRDACWKQANVLPGRRSLDFQRCGVQVDLCFSALFSNVLVVFGTVRNTNAVAQDCTLILESQPQMQDIFSAFGRSEEMDSLLVSIGETPDCTLRLCCLQRLQGSLVIKVKLHYTQKQTKERLIESKELDIGRPLIASCKLNQMKPVDRRQEAFVHSVDHNIRPPHHQNHPGAGRPHTRKAENRLQSSAKSTSMSSNEPEENDENDSNEFTM